From a single Arachis hypogaea cultivar Tifrunner chromosome 3, arahy.Tifrunner.gnm2.J5K5, whole genome shotgun sequence genomic region:
- the LOC112772775 gene encoding LOW QUALITY PROTEIN: putative disease resistance RPP13-like protein 1 (The sequence of the model RefSeq protein was modified relative to this genomic sequence to represent the inferred CDS: inserted 2 bases in 1 codon) has protein sequence MVVDVASALLSASLQVLIDRLASPQLLFFFRNKTYEAAEDLKLQLLSVNSVLVDAEEKQIVNPYVKIWLNELREALYSAEDLLDKLDTQVLEYKVRSQSHTTLDTVIDYFDSVSPFAKSLNRSLEKINLRLHVLRDYQNCLGLREVPQNLFPLLPNVPTTRRVDWARVYGRDSVKETIIQGMLGTMNEEVEPIVVAIVGMAGVGKTTLSQVLFSDEHVTRNFHIRSWVYVSEGSDVLYLTTKVYESLTGSSVGSTSLDRLQDQVASLLSGKNFLLVLDDFWAESFFDWELFKMAFMDAAIRCVILVTTRNENVAITMRAAVYFLSHLPDDDCWNIFAHYAFGNRNPEPTLLEIGHRIVRKCKGLPLAAKVLGSVLHSVTEAEEWNNILQSKMWDLPANKSNILAALRLSYQLLPSHLKACFAYCSIFPKGYEIKKLNLIHLWMAEGLLQPSKAKTMQRVGEEYLCELLSRSLLERSTSNDSFIIMHDLISDLAQYVGGEFFHLFEDDNAGRISEKVRHLSFLQDKLDAPDKFDAFYDHSQLRTFIPFKLSNSRQFGLSADVVFGSLIPRFVCARVLSLSGYSLITLPDTIGNLKHLRYLNLSHTNIQQLPKSIGLLYNLQILLLSNCVHLTSLPESLVNLIYLHHLDIIGVPLTEMPPQFGKLKLLQNLAVFVVNRNTGSSISELGALLQLHGSLSIVNLQNIADATDAFRANLMGKKFLDELVLKWTNTIHDLHIEAAVLENLQPHGNLKRLXIENYGGRAFPGWLGNPLFSNMVSINLTGCINCSNLPPLGQLSSLKTLLIANMRSLRRVGPEFYGNIDSPFRALEMLIFEDMLIWGEWLPTEFEEFPSLKELHIKRCPLLTGNLSRHLGSLEKLVISGCHNLANSFPRVPRLRELELTDCDALMILPEEMMLGTGALRRVTICDCPLLQSFPALGLLTRLKSLHICNSRNLEFLPLQQAPHNYQAMEQLHLEGSCDDLVFFPLSSFPALRDLHIQDCLNLQSLQRLADWELPSLESILIKDCPNLMSFPEGGLPPTPILRCISISNCPNLSPQAEWGLHELTCLELFRIEGELIGLESFPDEGVLPACLNSLHITGLVNLTTLNHSGLQHLESLKLLQISGCNMLQSLPAEGLPNSLCSLIIMDCPLLAPLCEEETGEHWPLISHIPNIVIY, from the exons ATGGTGGTCGATGTGGCAAGTGCTTTGCTCTCTGCCTCCCTGCAAGTCTTGATTGACAGGTTAGCTTCTCCTCAGCTTCTGTTCTTCTTTCGCAACAAGACCTACGAAGCTGCCGAGGATTTGAAGCTGCAGTTACTCTCAGTGAACTCTGTCCTCGTGGATGCAGAGGAGAAGCAGATCGTCAACCCATACGTCAAGATATGGCTCAACGAGCTTCGAGAAGCTCTCTACTCTGCCGAAGATCTTCTTGATAAGCTTGACACTCAGGTTTTGGAATACAAGGTGAGGTCTCAGTCACACACCACATTGGACACTGTAATAGACTACTTTGATTCTGTTTCTCCTTTCGCTAAGTCGTTGAATCGTAGCCTTGAGAAAATAAATCTCAGGCTTCATGTTTTGAGAGACTATCAAAACTGTTTGGGCCTTAGGGAAGTCCCACAGAATCTGTTCCCACTGCTACCTAATGTGCCTACTACTAGAAGGGtggattgggctagggtttatggCAGGGACAGTGTAAAAGAAACAATCATACAAGGTATGCTTGGAACCATGAATGAGGAAGTTGAACCAATTGTTGTGGCAATTGTTGGGATGGCAGGGGTTGGCAAAACTACTCTGTCTCAGGTTTTGTTCAGCGATGAACATGTAACGCGAAACTTCCATATACGGTCTTGGGTTTATGTCTCTGAGGGTTCTGATGTTCTCTACTTAACCACCAAGGTTTATGAGTCATTGACGGGTTCTAGTGTTGGGAGTACAAGCTTGGACAGACTTCAAGACCAAGTAGCATCTTTGTTGAGTGGAAAGAACTTCTTGTTGGTTTTAGATGATTTTTGGGCTGAGAGTTTCTTTGACTGGGAACTCTTCAAGATGGCCTTTATGGATGCTGCTATTAGATGTGTTATTCTAGTCACCACCCGCAATGAAAATGTGGCAATCACTATGCGTGCTGCTGTTTATTTCCTTTCACATCTACCGGATGATGATTGTTGGAACATCTTTGCTCATTATGCATTTGGGAACAGAAATCCGGAGCCAACTTTGTTGGAGATTGGTCACAGGATAGTGAGAAAGTGCAAGGGTCTTCCTTTAGCTGCAAAAGTGCTTGGGAGTGTTTTACATTCAGTGACAGAAGCTGAAGAATGGAATAACATACTGCAAAGTAAGATGTGGGATTTGCCGGCTAATAAGAGCAACATCTTGGCTGCATTAAGATTAAGCTATCAACTTCTTCCTTCACATTTGAAGGCCTGCTTTGCCTACTGCTCCATATTTCCCAAGGGATATGAAATTAAGAAGTTGAACTTGATCCATTTATGGATGGCTGAGGGTCTTCTACAACCATCAAAGGCTAAAACAATGCAGAGGGTAGGTGAGGAATACCTGTGTGAGCTTTTGTCGAGGTCATTGCTAGAACGATCAACAAGTAATGATTCGTTCATTATCATGCATGACCTCATAAGCGACTTAGCACAATATGTTGGGGGCgaattttttcatctttttgaGGATGATAATGCTGGACGAATTTCGGAGAAAGTTCGCCATCTCTCCTTCTTGCAAGATAAGCTTGATGCACCAGACAAATTTGATGCTTTCTATGATCATTCACAGTTGAGAACCTTCATACCATTTAAGCTCTCAAACTCAAGGCAGTTTGGTTTATCAGCTGATGTAGTTTTCGGTAGCTTGATACCAAGATTCGTTTGTGCTCGGGTGCTTTCTTTGTCAGGTTACTCACTCATTACACTGCCTGATACAATTGGAAACTTGAAGCACTTGCGTTATTTGAATCTTTCTCACACAAATATTCAGCAATTACCGAAATCCATAGGGCTTTTGTACAATCTGCAAATATTGTTGCTTTCAAATTGTGTTCATCTCACTAGTTTGCCTGAAAGTCTGGTGAATTTGATTTACTTGCACCATCTTGATATCATCGGTGTCCCTTTGACAGAGATGCCCCCGCAATTTGGCAAATTGAAGCTTCTTCAAAATCTTGCTGTCTTTGTTGTCAACAGAAACACAGGATCAAGCATTAGCGAGTTAGGGGCTCTATTGCAACTTCATGGTTCACTTTCTATTGTGAACTTGCAGAACATTGCTGATGCCACAGATGCATTCAGAGCCAACTTGATGGGTAAGAAATTTCTTGATGAGTTAGTATTGAAATGGACAAATACTATCCATGACTTACACATTGAAGCAGCTGTTCTTGAAAATCTTCAGCCACATGGAAACTTGAAAAGGCT AATTGAAAACTATGGTGGCCGAGCATTTCCAGGTTGGTTGGGAAATCCTTTGTTCTCTAACATGGTGTCTATAAATCTAACTGGTTGCATcaactgctcgaatttgccacCACTTGGGCAATTATCCTCTCTCAAGACTCTACTCATAGCAAACATGAGAAGCCTAAGAAGAGTTGGTCCTGAGTTCTATGGAAATATAGATTCACCTTTTAGAGCCCTTGAAATGTTGATTTTTGAGGACATGCTTATATGGGGAGAGTGGTTGCCAACTGAGTTTGAAGAATTCCCTTCCCTTAAAGAGCTTCACATAAAGAGATGTCCATTATTGACCGGGAACTTGTCCCGCCATTTGGGTTCTCTAGAAAAACTTGTCATCTCTGGATGCCATAATCTTGCCAATTCATTTCCAAGAGTCCCAAGATTGAGAGAACTAGAGCTAACTGATTGCGATGCATTGATGATCTTGCCGGAGGAAATGATGCTAGGGACTGGAGCTCTAAGAAGGGTGACCATATGCGACTGTCCCTTGCTTCAATCTTTTCCTGCACTTGGTCTTCTTACACGGTTAAAGTCACTTCACATATGCAACTCTAGGAATTTAGAGTTTCTTCCACTGCAACAAGCTCCACACAATTACCAAGCAATGGAGCAGTTGCACTTGGAAGGCAGCTGCGACGATCTGGTTTTTTTCCCACTGTCTTCCTTCCCGGCTCTCCGTGATCTTCACATCCAAGACTGTCTCAATCTCCAATCTCTTCAGAGGCTGGCAGACTGGGAACTGCCCTCTCTTGAAAGCATATTGATAAAAGATTGCCCAAACTTGATGTCTTTCCCGGAAGGAGGGTTACCACCTACTCCTATCCTTCGATGCATTTCAATTAGCAACTGTCCAAACCTGTCACCCCAAGCAGAATGGGGTCTTCATGAATTGACATGTCTTGAATTGTTCAGGATTGAAGGGGAACTGATTGGTTTAGAGTCATTTCCAGATGAAGGGGTGCTTCCAGCTTGCTTGAATTCTCTTCACATCACTGGACTTGTGAACCTCACAACTCTCAATCATAGTGGTCTTCAGCACCTTGAATCCCTCAAACTTCTGCAGATTAGTGGTTGTAACATGCTACAATCTCTACCTGCAGAGGGTCTTCCAAATTCCTTGTGTTCTCTCATCATCATGGATTGTCCTCTGCTTGCTCCTCTGTGTGAAGAGGAGACGGGAGAGCATTGGCCTCTCATTTCTCACATCCCAAACATAGTTATTTACTGA